Proteins encoded by one window of Massilia sp. NR 4-1:
- a CDS encoding HD-GYP domain-containing protein produces MNVKAKPVVLVADAVASNLIWMNSLLQERYEIKLADSGAQALRIAQQLPRPDLILLAADLPQPDGFAVCQQLKRDPDTAGIPLVLIAAAGTDAEQRGFAEGAADVLLRPLVAEAVLARSALQIELGQARGLLKHESHRLAHLVEERTGELRQMVDAVIWALASLAETRNYETANHLRRMQYYVRALAQRLQQHPRFAHELSDENIAYLYKAAPLHDIGKVSIPDSILLKPGRLTEAEFAIMKLHTVYGRDAIIGVEERLGFSNTFLRFAKEVTYSHQEKFDGSGYPQGLAGDAIPVSARLLAVADVYDAMISRRVYKPAFTHETALELIRQSSGQQFDPDVVDALLAVEQQFQDIAARYADATE; encoded by the coding sequence ATGAATGTGAAAGCAAAGCCAGTGGTGCTGGTCGCCGACGCGGTGGCCAGCAACCTGATCTGGATGAACAGCCTGCTGCAAGAGCGTTACGAAATCAAGCTGGCCGACAGCGGCGCCCAAGCCCTGCGCATCGCCCAGCAACTGCCCCGTCCCGACCTGATCCTGCTTGCCGCCGACCTGCCGCAGCCGGACGGTTTCGCCGTCTGCCAGCAGCTCAAGCGCGATCCCGACACGGCCGGCATTCCCCTGGTGCTGATCGCGGCCGCCGGCACGGATGCCGAACAGCGCGGCTTTGCCGAAGGCGCGGCCGATGTGCTGCTGCGTCCGCTGGTGGCCGAGGCGGTGCTGGCGCGCAGCGCCCTGCAAATCGAACTGGGCCAGGCGCGCGGCCTGCTCAAGCACGAAAGCCACCGCCTGGCGCATCTGGTGGAGGAACGCACCGGCGAGCTGCGCCAGATGGTGGATGCCGTGATCTGGGCCCTGGCCTCGCTGGCCGAAACGCGCAACTACGAAACGGCCAACCACCTGCGCCGCATGCAGTACTATGTGCGCGCCCTGGCCCAGCGCCTGCAGCAGCATCCACGCTTCGCCCACGAGTTGAGCGACGAGAATATCGCTTATCTGTACAAGGCCGCGCCGCTGCACGATATCGGCAAGGTCAGCATTCCCGATTCCATCCTGCTCAAGCCGGGCCGCCTGACCGAGGCCGAATTCGCCATCATGAAGCTGCACACCGTGTATGGCCGCGACGCCATCATCGGCGTGGAAGAGCGCCTGGGCTTCAGCAATACTTTCCTGCGCTTCGCCAAGGAAGTCACCTACTCGCACCAGGAAAAATTCGACGGCAGCGGCTATCCGCAAGGTTTGGCGGGCGATGCGATTCCGGTCTCGGCGCGCCTGCTGGCGGTAGCCGACGTGTACGACGCCATGATTTCGCGCCGCGTCTACAAGCCGGCCTTCACCCACGAGACGGCGCTGGAGCTGATCCGCCAATCCAGCGGCCAGCAATTCGACCCGGATGTGGTCGATGCACTGCTGGCGGTGGAGCAGCAATTCCAGGATATCGCGGCGCGCTACGCCGATGCGACAGAGTAA
- a CDS encoding M4 family metallopeptidase gives MIKSHKKSVYGSGVFLALLLAAAPSQAQVRALADEVLVHLQAAEKSRELKAAQQLDTLKSDLGLDARTEFKAIKTITDSFGQSHTRFQQHYAGLKVWGGEIITHLDAEEKHAAPTNALEKNISLDTVPALSAEDALAIVAAQMGVKGPYAYQPKLELLIFPIIVKMPTVDSKNGQLDATQVRREVLRHALAYHVHVEVHNADDGAQARDFMIDAHDGAILKQWNSLQTAHVVASGARSQYSGTVSLNTNSASGGYELRDMLRGTGGSYGNNVVLRYVSATPSIGDIFTDASNTWGDGQNYLPGSPTTTDTYQTAAVDVAYGMGATWDFYKKIFNRNGIDGNGKATFAVVHDPQLKSGGVNASWIPACFCMRFGDGDSSGYYKNLTSLDLVGHEMAHGLTDSTAQLVYADESGGLNEATSDILGTAVEFYVRGGGLAAGSASIPASGGNWTIGEGVMQTLTRYMDKPSRDGVSHDAWSLEMGESDVHYSSGPMNRAFYFMSKGATTSGDTSSPHLPGGMSGIGIDRAARIWYRAVATYLTTTSDYVAARQASIAAAKELYGAGSAEEIAVWNAFRAINVGPAWNAQACGRLDAGRELAAGESVKSCNGQYTLIMQGDGNLVLYRSGNVPLWNAQTYGNPGAYSIFQDDGNLVVYRSASRTPLWNSSTYSSPGAQLAVRDDGNMVITSPNGLPVWFVTAPAGIGPVQAASGGNTAFGSADVVQAGAAGVRGAVDAALSQYFRVSVAPGKTLTADFVGGWMPYHVNKFTLTTFNSANVQLGSATSSFHATRLLQSYTNSTGVAQDIVFQVYRNWDSVTPFYGPVPYTIAIKQN, from the coding sequence ATGATCAAATCTCATAAGAAGTCGGTATATGGTTCTGGTGTATTCCTGGCGCTGCTGCTGGCGGCAGCCCCCTCCCAAGCGCAGGTGCGCGCCTTGGCGGACGAGGTGCTGGTCCACCTGCAGGCGGCCGAAAAGAGCCGCGAGCTGAAGGCGGCCCAGCAGCTCGACACCCTGAAAAGCGACTTGGGGCTGGATGCGCGGACGGAGTTCAAAGCCATCAAGACCATCACCGATTCCTTCGGGCAGAGCCACACCCGCTTCCAGCAGCATTACGCCGGCCTCAAAGTCTGGGGCGGCGAAATCATCACCCACCTGGATGCCGAGGAAAAACACGCCGCCCCCACCAACGCGCTGGAAAAAAATATTTCGCTCGACACCGTCCCCGCGCTGAGCGCGGAGGATGCGCTGGCCATCGTGGCCGCCCAGATGGGCGTGAAAGGCCCTTACGCCTATCAGCCCAAACTGGAACTGCTGATTTTCCCGATCATCGTCAAGATGCCGACCGTCGACAGCAAGAACGGCCAGCTGGACGCCACCCAGGTGCGGCGCGAAGTGCTGCGCCATGCGCTGGCCTACCATGTGCATGTGGAAGTGCACAATGCGGACGACGGCGCCCAGGCGCGCGACTTCATGATCGACGCCCACGACGGCGCCATCCTGAAGCAATGGAACAGCCTGCAGACGGCGCACGTGGTGGCCAGCGGCGCGCGCTCGCAGTACAGCGGCACGGTGTCGCTCAACACGAATAGCGCCAGCGGCGGCTACGAGCTGCGCGATATGCTGCGCGGCACGGGCGGCAGCTACGGCAATAATGTGGTGCTGCGCTATGTGTCGGCCACCCCGTCCATCGGCGATATCTTCACCGACGCCAGCAACACCTGGGGCGATGGCCAGAACTATCTGCCCGGCTCGCCCACCACGACCGACACCTACCAGACGGCCGCGGTGGACGTGGCCTACGGCATGGGCGCCACCTGGGACTTCTACAAAAAAATCTTCAACCGCAACGGCATCGACGGCAACGGCAAGGCCACTTTCGCCGTGGTCCACGACCCGCAGCTGAAGTCGGGCGGCGTGAATGCCAGCTGGATCCCGGCCTGCTTCTGCATGCGCTTCGGCGACGGCGACAGTTCCGGCTACTACAAGAACCTGACCAGCCTGGACCTGGTCGGCCACGAGATGGCACATGGCCTGACGGACAGCACGGCCCAGCTGGTTTACGCGGACGAATCCGGCGGCCTGAACGAAGCCACCTCGGACATTCTGGGGACGGCAGTGGAATTCTATGTACGCGGCGGCGGCTTGGCCGCCGGTTCGGCCAGCATTCCGGCCAGCGGCGGCAATTGGACTATCGGCGAGGGCGTGATGCAGACGCTGACCCGCTATATGGACAAGCCCAGCCGCGATGGCGTCAGCCACGACGCCTGGAGCCTGGAGATGGGCGAGAGCGACGTCCATTATTCCAGCGGTCCGATGAACCGCGCTTTCTATTTCATGAGCAAGGGCGCCACGACCTCGGGCGACACCTCCAGCCCGCATCTGCCGGGCGGCATGAGCGGCATCGGCATCGACCGCGCGGCGCGCATCTGGTATCGGGCCGTGGCCACCTACCTGACCACGACCAGCGATTATGTGGCCGCGCGCCAGGCCTCCATCGCCGCCGCCAAGGAGCTGTACGGCGCCGGTTCGGCCGAGGAAATCGCCGTGTGGAACGCCTTCCGCGCCATCAATGTGGGGCCGGCCTGGAATGCCCAGGCTTGCGGCCGCCTGGATGCCGGGCGCGAGCTGGCCGCCGGCGAGAGCGTCAAGTCCTGCAATGGCCAATACACGCTGATCATGCAAGGCGACGGCAACCTGGTGCTGTACCGTAGCGGCAATGTGCCGCTCTGGAACGCCCAGACCTATGGCAATCCGGGCGCTTACAGCATTTTCCAGGACGATGGCAATCTGGTGGTCTACCGGAGCGCCAGCCGCACCCCGCTGTGGAATTCCAGCACCTATAGTTCGCCGGGCGCCCAGCTGGCGGTGCGCGACGACGGCAATATGGTCATCACCAGCCCGAACGGCTTGCCGGTCTGGTTCGTGACGGCGCCGGCCGGCATCGGTCCGGTGCAAGCGGCCTCGGGCGGCAACACCGCCTTCGGCAGCGCCGATGTGGTGCAGGCGGGGGCCGCCGGCGTGCGCGGCGCGGTGGATGCGGCGCTGAGCCAGTACTTCCGCGTCAGCGTGGCGCCCGGCAAAACCCTGACCGCCGATTTTGTCGGTGGCTGGATGCCCTACCACGTCAATAAATTCACGCTGACCACCTTCAACAGCGCCAATGTGCAACTGGGCTCGGCCACCTCGTCCTTCCACGCCACCCGCCTGCTGCAAAGCTATACCAATAGCACCGGGGTGGCGCAGGATATCGTGTTCCAGGTCTACCGCAATTGGGACAGCGTCACGCCGTTCTACGGGCCGGTGCCGTATACCATCGCCATCAAGCAGAACTAA